A region from the Microbacterium lacus genome encodes:
- a CDS encoding ArsR/SmtB family transcription factor yields the protein MVAQMELSDERIDRVFHALAAATRRDILRRTIEREHSVSALAREYDMSFAAVQKHVAVLEEAGLIVKRAEGRERLVRADPDMIARARVLLARFEELWRSRIDRLDALLAETPPDTGSSDRTDTERD from the coding sequence ATGGTTGCACAAATGGAGCTCAGCGATGAACGGATCGACCGCGTCTTCCACGCGCTGGCCGCGGCCACGCGGCGCGACATCCTGCGGCGCACGATCGAGCGCGAGCACTCGGTCTCGGCGCTCGCCCGGGAGTACGACATGTCCTTCGCCGCCGTGCAGAAGCACGTCGCCGTGCTCGAAGAGGCGGGCCTCATCGTCAAGCGTGCCGAGGGGCGCGAGCGCCTCGTGCGAGCGGACCCCGACATGATCGCCCGCGCCCGCGTGCTGCTCGCCCGCTTCGAAGAGCTGTGGCGGTCCCGCATCGACCGCCTCGACGCCCTCCTCGCCGAAACTCCGCCCGATACCGGGTCTTCCGATCGAACCGACACCGAAAGGGACTGA
- a CDS encoding SRPBCC family protein: MPVTDVTTDPEALTMTLTAEVAASVDRLWGAFTDPRQLERFWGPPGYPATFTEFDLSVGGRAHYRMTSPQGEQYHGVWEFLEIDGPRSFTALDSFADADGRVLADMPTSRMVFSFEPTETGARLRNTTYFDSAEALEKVVAMGMVEGSTLAMGQLDRVLEGLRAYAAGKGTQTEILDDTHVRITRLIDGPRELVWRAHTEPELMTQWLLGPDGWRMTVCEIDPSAGGKYRYAWEPVEGEPGEPFGFDGQTLLSEPPVRAVTTEHMTGTDFPSTLNDMNLYEEDGATLITLLIEYPDSQTRDMVLATGMTEGMETSYQRLESVLASV; encoded by the coding sequence ATGCCTGTCACCGACGTCACGACCGACCCTGAAGCGCTCACCATGACGCTGACCGCCGAGGTGGCGGCATCCGTCGACCGCCTCTGGGGCGCCTTCACCGACCCCCGCCAGCTCGAGCGGTTCTGGGGCCCTCCCGGCTACCCCGCCACCTTCACCGAATTCGACCTGTCGGTCGGTGGGCGAGCGCACTACCGGATGACCAGCCCCCAGGGGGAGCAATATCACGGGGTGTGGGAGTTCCTCGAGATCGACGGACCCCGCTCGTTCACGGCACTGGACTCGTTCGCGGATGCCGACGGGCGGGTACTGGCCGACATGCCGACCTCGCGCATGGTGTTCTCCTTCGAGCCGACCGAGACGGGCGCGCGGCTGCGCAACACGACGTACTTCGACTCGGCCGAGGCGCTCGAAAAAGTCGTCGCGATGGGCATGGTCGAGGGTTCGACGCTCGCGATGGGACAGCTCGACCGCGTGCTCGAGGGACTGCGCGCCTACGCCGCCGGTAAGGGCACGCAGACCGAGATCCTGGACGACACCCACGTGCGCATCACGCGCCTGATCGACGGTCCGCGCGAGCTCGTCTGGCGCGCGCACACCGAGCCGGAGCTCATGACGCAGTGGCTCCTCGGCCCGGACGGCTGGCGCATGACCGTGTGCGAGATCGACCCGAGCGCGGGCGGGAAGTACCGCTACGCCTGGGAGCCGGTCGAGGGCGAGCCGGGGGAGCCGTTCGGGTTCGACGGGCAGACCCTGCTCTCGGAGCCCCCGGTGCGCGCCGTGACGACCGAGCACATGACCGGGACCGACTTCCCGTCGACGCTGAATGACATGAACCTCTACGAGGAGGACGGCGCGACGCTCATCACGCTGCTCATCGAGTATCCGGACTCCCAGACGCGCGACATGGTGCTCGCGACCGGGATGACCGAGGGCATGGAGACCAGCTACCAGCGCCTGGAGTCCGTGCTCGCGTCCGTCTGA
- the sufU gene encoding Fe-S cluster assembly sulfur transfer protein SufU has protein sequence MSGLESLYQELILEHSKRPHGKGIADADAADLRTATSHQRNPICGDEITLRVRVNPDDTVHDITWDGAGCSISQASASMLAVLVDDREGGLTRAQATELIDGFRTALRSRGTIPIDEETYGDAEALSGVSKYTARVKCAMLAWVAFEDALARAS, from the coding sequence GTGAGCGGGCTCGAGTCGCTGTACCAGGAGCTCATCCTCGAGCACTCCAAGCGGCCGCACGGCAAAGGCATCGCCGACGCGGATGCCGCAGACCTGCGCACCGCGACCTCGCACCAGCGCAACCCGATCTGCGGCGACGAGATCACCCTCCGCGTGCGGGTGAACCCCGACGACACCGTTCACGACATCACGTGGGACGGAGCCGGCTGCTCGATCTCGCAGGCCTCGGCCTCGATGCTCGCGGTGCTCGTCGACGACCGCGAAGGCGGGCTCACCCGCGCGCAGGCGACCGAGCTGATCGACGGATTCCGCACGGCGCTGCGCTCGCGCGGCACGATCCCGATCGACGAGGAGACCTACGGCGACGCCGAGGCACTCAGCGGCGTCTCGAAGTACACCGCGCGCGTGAAGTGCGCGATGCTCGCGTGGGTCGCGTTCGAGGACGCCCTGGCCCGCGCCTCCTGA
- a CDS encoding cysteine desulfurase has product MTPSTEIPTTLDARALREDFPILRRQVDGHPLVYLDSAATSQKPRAVIEAEVDFLTNANAAVHRGAHTLAAEATELFEDARATVAGFVGADAEQIVWTSGATAGLNLVAYAIGNATLGRGAPASARFALRPGDEIVLTEIEHHANLVPWQELAARTGAVLRHIPVHDDGRLDLDAAASVIGERTRIVAFTHVSNVLGIVNPVAELVALARRVGAVTVLDACQSAPHLALDLPDLGVDLAVFSGHKMLGPYGIGGLYGRAEILEALPPFLTGGSMITRVGLDSSEYLPPPQRFEAGTQPVSQAIGLAAAVRYLGGVGMGAVHAHERALGARLLDGLRGIDGVRILGDAPGVERVGLAAFDVDGVHAHDVGQFLDSRGIAVRVGHHCAAPLHARFGLTASVRASAALYNTEDDVDVFLDALADVRPFFGAGA; this is encoded by the coding sequence GTGACCCCCTCGACCGAAATCCCGACGACGCTGGACGCCCGGGCGCTGCGTGAGGACTTCCCGATCCTCCGGCGCCAGGTCGACGGCCACCCGCTCGTGTACCTCGACTCCGCCGCGACGAGCCAGAAGCCGCGCGCGGTGATCGAGGCCGAGGTCGACTTCCTCACGAATGCGAACGCCGCCGTGCACCGCGGCGCACACACCCTCGCGGCCGAGGCGACGGAGCTGTTCGAGGACGCGCGGGCGACCGTGGCCGGATTCGTCGGGGCGGATGCCGAGCAGATCGTCTGGACGAGCGGGGCGACCGCCGGGCTGAACCTCGTCGCCTACGCGATCGGCAACGCCACGCTCGGGCGCGGCGCCCCGGCGAGCGCGCGCTTCGCGCTGCGGCCCGGCGACGAGATCGTGCTGACCGAGATCGAGCACCACGCGAACCTCGTGCCGTGGCAGGAGCTCGCCGCGCGCACCGGCGCGGTGCTGCGCCACATCCCCGTGCACGATGACGGCCGGCTGGATCTGGATGCCGCGGCATCCGTCATCGGAGAGCGCACGCGCATCGTCGCCTTCACGCACGTCTCCAATGTGCTGGGCATCGTCAATCCGGTCGCCGAGCTCGTCGCCCTCGCTCGGCGCGTCGGTGCCGTCACCGTGCTCGACGCGTGCCAGTCCGCGCCTCACCTGGCGCTCGACCTGCCCGATCTCGGCGTGGACCTCGCGGTCTTCTCCGGCCACAAGATGCTCGGACCCTACGGGATCGGCGGACTCTACGGGCGCGCCGAGATCCTGGAGGCGCTCCCGCCGTTCCTGACCGGCGGGTCGATGATCACGCGCGTCGGGTTGGACTCCAGCGAGTACCTGCCGCCGCCGCAGCGCTTCGAGGCGGGCACGCAGCCGGTGTCGCAGGCGATCGGCCTCGCCGCGGCGGTCCGCTACCTCGGAGGAGTGGGGATGGGTGCCGTACACGCCCACGAGCGCGCGCTCGGCGCCCGCCTGCTCGATGGGCTCCGCGGCATCGACGGCGTGCGCATCCTCGGCGACGCGCCGGGAGTCGAGCGGGTGGGCCTGGCCGCATTCGACGTCGACGGGGTGCACGCGCACGATGTGGGGCAGTTCCTGGACTCCCGGGGCATCGCGGTGCGCGTCGGGCACCACTGCGCCGCGCCGCTGCACGCGCGCTTCGGACTGACCGCCTCGGTGCGGGCGTCGGCCGCGCTCTACAACACCGAGGACGATGTCGACGTGTTCCTCGACGCCCTCGCCGACGTGCGGCCGTTCTTCGGAGCAGGCGCGTGA
- a CDS encoding TerC family protein yields MDFSFAFTPDLVAVFLTLFVLEIVLGVDNVIFISILASKLPKEQQAKARNLGLTLAMLIRVILVFFAGWIITLKEDVVVLFGMGFSWKDFILIAGGLFLVYKAVTEIHHKLEGAEEDHGGSGKKVAQITFASVITQILLLDIVFSLDSVITAVGMTENLIVIITVVVLSFGIMLFASRFIFAFVNKHPTVKMLALSFLLLIGVFLIAEGFGIKIDKALIYAPMAFAILVEALNLIYAARKAKREQKAQHAVRLRPQYPDVDESVAVSAALSKGPDAGAVGLSRKPVSGASAPADERAGLG; encoded by the coding sequence GTGGACTTCTCCTTCGCTTTCACCCCTGACCTCGTCGCGGTGTTCCTGACCCTGTTCGTGCTCGAGATCGTGCTCGGCGTCGACAACGTCATCTTCATCTCGATCCTGGCCTCCAAGCTCCCGAAGGAGCAGCAGGCCAAGGCGCGCAACCTCGGCCTCACGCTGGCGATGCTCATCCGCGTGATCCTGGTGTTCTTCGCAGGCTGGATCATCACGCTCAAGGAAGACGTCGTCGTCCTGTTCGGCATGGGCTTCTCGTGGAAGGACTTCATCCTCATCGCCGGTGGGTTGTTCCTCGTCTACAAGGCGGTGACCGAGATCCACCACAAGCTCGAGGGCGCCGAGGAGGACCACGGCGGCAGCGGCAAGAAGGTCGCCCAGATCACGTTCGCGTCGGTGATCACCCAGATCCTGCTGCTGGACATCGTCTTCTCGCTCGACTCCGTCATCACGGCGGTCGGCATGACCGAGAACCTCATCGTGATCATCACGGTCGTCGTGCTCTCGTTCGGCATCATGCTCTTCGCGTCGCGCTTCATCTTCGCGTTCGTGAACAAGCACCCCACCGTGAAGATGCTGGCGCTGTCGTTCCTGCTGCTGATCGGTGTCTTCCTCATCGCGGAGGGCTTCGGCATCAAGATCGACAAGGCTCTGATCTATGCGCCGATGGCGTTCGCGATCCTCGTCGAGGCGCTGAACCTCATCTACGCCGCCCGCAAGGCCAAGCGCGAGCAGAAGGCGCAGCACGCCGTGCGCCTGCGCCCCCAGTACCCCGACGTCGACGAGTCGGTCGCAGTGTCCGCGGCGCTGTCGAAGGGGCCGGATGCCGGTGCCGTCGGTCTTTCGCGCAAGCCGGTCTCGGGCGCCTCGGCGCCGGCGGACGAGCGCGCGGGTCTCGGCTGA
- a CDS encoding response regulator yields MKILIADDDPQLVRALRITLAAHGYDVIAAPDGAAAVAMAAQSHPDMVLLDLGMPRLNGVEVIEALRGWSSAPIIVVSGRTGSADKVEALDAGADDYVTKPFQIDELLARLRALSRRAGSGTGEPAVTFGDVTVDLAAKSVSRAGARVHVTPTEWRMLEFLARNPGALVTRQTLLKEIWASDQVSDSGYLRLYMSQLRKKLEADPAHPRHLLTESGMGYRLVLAP; encoded by the coding sequence GTGAAGATCCTCATCGCCGACGACGACCCGCAGCTCGTCCGCGCGCTGCGCATCACCCTCGCCGCGCACGGCTACGACGTGATCGCCGCGCCCGACGGGGCGGCCGCGGTCGCGATGGCCGCGCAGTCGCACCCCGACATGGTGCTGCTCGACCTCGGGATGCCGCGCCTGAACGGCGTGGAGGTGATCGAGGCGCTGCGCGGGTGGAGCTCCGCCCCGATCATCGTGGTGTCGGGCCGCACGGGTTCTGCGGACAAAGTCGAGGCCCTGGATGCCGGCGCCGACGACTACGTCACGAAGCCGTTCCAGATCGACGAGCTGCTCGCACGGCTGCGCGCCCTGTCGCGCCGGGCCGGATCCGGTACCGGAGAGCCCGCGGTGACGTTCGGCGATGTCACGGTCGACCTGGCGGCGAAGTCGGTCTCGCGCGCCGGAGCGCGCGTGCACGTCACTCCGACCGAATGGCGGATGCTGGAGTTCCTCGCCCGCAACCCCGGTGCCCTTGTGACCCGGCAGACGCTGCTGAAGGAGATCTGGGCCAGCGACCAGGTGAGCGACTCCGGCTATCTGCGCCTGTACATGTCGCAGCTGCGCAAGAAGCTCGAGGCCGATCCCGCGCATCCCCGGCACCTGCTCACCGAGTCGGGCATGGGGTACCGGCTGGTCCTCGCGCCCTGA
- a CDS encoding DUF4118 domain-containing protein, which translates to MKRGRLRVLLGAAPGVGKTYAMLEEGRRLLADGTDVVIAVVETHGRAATAALVEGLPIVPRRSVAHRGVELSEMDLDAVLARAPRVALVDELAHTNVPGSAHEKRWQDVQQILDAGIDVITTVNVQHIESLNDVVEQITGVTQRETVPDAVVRAADQVEVIDLAPQSLRDRLAAGVVYPAERIDAALSNYFRLGNLTALRELALLWLADEVDSALRTYRAEQGISGTWQARERVVVALTGGPEGETLLRRGARIAARSAGGELLAVHVSSQDGLRAAAPGALAAQRELIESLGGTYHQVVGDDIPRALVEFARSVNATQLVIGVSRRGRLKAALTGPGIGATVIRESGDIDVHIVTHSAAGGRFALPRVTGGALSRQRVVLGFVVALVGGPLLTWLLYVSRTPESITSDVLAFQLLVVVVALTGGIWPALFAAVLSGLTLDYLFVAPQFTVEISDPLHLWALFLYVIIAALVSYIVDQAARRARVAHRATAEAELLASVAGSILRGESAVPALIARTREAFGMSGVRLTAADGTVLATDGEPVRDNRFTSIPIGEPSRATLELHGGPLDASERRLLDVIVAQLGAALERTDLTATAREAGALAETDQVRSALLSAVSHDLRRPLAAAVAAVGGLRNLDENLSPEDRRELLETADESLTTLSTLVTDLLDVSRVQAGVLAVSLRPVDAADVVLAAVEELGLGPSSVDLALDRDLPPVHADPVLLQRVVVNVLANAHRHSPAGIPVRVSTSRLGGSAQLRIIDHGPGIPIDRRDDVFAPFQRLGDTDNATGLGLGLALSKGFSEGMGGALTPEDTPGGGLTMVIELPLAVS; encoded by the coding sequence ATGAAGCGCGGGCGACTGCGGGTGCTGCTGGGCGCGGCGCCGGGTGTCGGCAAGACCTACGCGATGCTCGAAGAGGGCAGGCGCCTCCTCGCAGACGGCACGGACGTCGTGATCGCCGTGGTCGAGACGCACGGCCGTGCGGCGACGGCCGCTCTCGTCGAGGGACTCCCGATCGTGCCCCGCCGCTCCGTCGCGCACCGCGGCGTCGAGCTGAGCGAGATGGACCTCGATGCGGTCCTCGCGCGCGCGCCGCGGGTGGCGCTCGTCGATGAGCTCGCGCACACGAACGTCCCCGGTTCGGCGCACGAGAAGCGCTGGCAGGACGTGCAGCAGATCCTGGATGCCGGCATCGACGTCATCACGACCGTCAACGTCCAGCACATCGAGTCCCTGAACGACGTCGTCGAGCAGATCACCGGCGTCACGCAGCGCGAGACGGTGCCGGATGCCGTCGTCCGGGCCGCCGACCAGGTCGAGGTGATCGACCTCGCGCCCCAGTCGCTGCGCGACCGCCTCGCGGCCGGTGTCGTCTACCCGGCCGAGCGCATCGACGCCGCGCTGTCGAACTACTTCCGGCTCGGCAATCTCACGGCGCTGCGCGAGCTCGCCCTGCTGTGGCTCGCGGACGAGGTCGACAGCGCGCTGCGCACGTACCGGGCCGAGCAGGGCATCAGCGGCACGTGGCAGGCGCGCGAGCGCGTCGTGGTCGCGCTGACCGGCGGGCCGGAGGGCGAGACGCTCCTGCGGCGCGGCGCGCGCATCGCCGCGCGATCGGCCGGCGGTGAGCTGCTCGCCGTCCACGTCTCCAGTCAGGACGGGCTGCGCGCCGCCGCGCCCGGCGCGCTGGCCGCGCAGCGGGAGCTGATCGAGTCGCTCGGCGGCACATACCACCAGGTCGTCGGCGATGACATCCCGCGGGCGCTCGTGGAGTTCGCCCGTTCGGTGAACGCGACGCAGCTCGTGATCGGCGTGAGTCGACGGGGGCGGCTGAAGGCCGCGCTGACCGGCCCCGGCATCGGCGCCACGGTGATCCGCGAGTCCGGTGACATCGACGTCCACATCGTCACCCATTCCGCGGCGGGGGGCCGCTTCGCCCTGCCGCGGGTGACCGGCGGTGCGCTCAGCCGTCAGCGCGTCGTGCTCGGCTTCGTGGTCGCCCTCGTCGGCGGCCCGCTCCTGACCTGGCTGCTGTACGTGTCCCGGACTCCTGAGTCGATCACTTCGGACGTGCTGGCCTTCCAGCTGCTCGTCGTGGTCGTCGCCCTGACCGGTGGGATCTGGCCGGCGCTTTTCGCCGCCGTGCTGTCGGGCCTCACTCTGGACTACCTGTTCGTCGCCCCGCAGTTCACGGTCGAGATCTCCGACCCCCTGCATCTGTGGGCCCTGTTCCTCTACGTCATCATCGCCGCGCTGGTGAGCTACATCGTCGACCAGGCCGCCCGCCGGGCCCGCGTCGCGCACCGCGCCACCGCGGAGGCCGAGCTGCTCGCAAGCGTCGCGGGCAGCATCCTGCGCGGCGAGAGCGCGGTGCCCGCCCTCATCGCCCGCACGCGCGAGGCGTTCGGGATGAGCGGCGTCCGCCTCACGGCCGCGGACGGCACGGTCCTCGCCACCGACGGCGAGCCGGTGCGCGACAACCGCTTCACGTCGATCCCGATCGGCGAGCCGTCCCGCGCGACCCTCGAGCTGCACGGAGGTCCGCTCGACGCCTCCGAGCGCCGCCTGCTCGACGTGATCGTCGCGCAGCTCGGCGCCGCACTCGAGCGCACCGACCTGACCGCGACCGCGCGTGAAGCCGGCGCCCTCGCCGAGACCGACCAGGTGCGCAGTGCCCTGCTCTCCGCGGTCAGCCACGACCTGCGCCGACCGCTCGCGGCGGCCGTCGCCGCGGTCGGGGGCCTGCGGAACCTCGACGAGAACCTCTCACCCGAGGATCGCCGCGAGCTGCTGGAGACCGCGGACGAGAGCCTCACGACGCTGTCCACGCTGGTCACCGACCTGCTCGACGTGAGTCGGGTGCAGGCGGGTGTGCTCGCCGTGTCGCTCCGGCCGGTGGATGCCGCCGACGTGGTGCTCGCGGCGGTCGAGGAGCTCGGCCTCGGACCGTCCTCGGTCGACCTGGCGCTGGACCGCGATCTTCCGCCCGTGCACGCGGATCCGGTGCTCCTGCAGCGCGTGGTCGTCAACGTGCTCGCGAACGCGCACCGACACTCGCCGGCCGGCATCCCGGTGCGGGTCAGCACCAGTCGGCTGGGCGGCAGCGCCCAATTGCGGATCATCGACCACGGCCCCGGCATCCCGATCGATCGTCGCGACGACGTGTTCGCGCCGTTCCAGCGCCTCGGCGACACCGACAATGCGACCGGTCTGGGACTCGGTCTGGCATTGTCGAAGGGATTCAGCGAGGGCATGGGCGGAGCCCTCACTCCCGAAGACACCCCCGGCGGAGGACTGACCATGGTGATCGAGCTCCCCTTGGCGGTCTCGTGA
- the kdpC gene encoding potassium-transporting ATPase subunit KdpC, whose product MSTTRSTVRTAGVAVRAMLVFTLVLGIGYTALVTAIGQLALPWQANGSLVTDAEGTPVGSALIGQSFTDADGAALPEYFQSRPSAAGDGYDGGASSGSNWGPENADLIEAIRQRQAAIAELEGVDVSEIPADAVTASGSGLDPHISPSYALLQVPRVAAERGIPESDVRDLVASMIQSRDLGYLGEPRVNVLELNLALDRLQN is encoded by the coding sequence GTGTCCACCACCCGCTCCACCGTCCGCACCGCCGGCGTCGCCGTCCGCGCGATGCTCGTCTTCACCCTCGTCCTCGGGATCGGCTACACGGCCCTCGTCACCGCGATCGGTCAGCTCGCACTGCCCTGGCAGGCGAACGGCTCCCTCGTGACGGATGCGGAGGGCACGCCTGTCGGCAGCGCGCTCATCGGCCAGTCGTTCACCGATGCCGACGGCGCCGCGCTCCCCGAGTACTTCCAGTCCCGCCCGTCGGCGGCCGGCGACGGCTACGACGGGGGCGCCTCGAGCGGCTCCAACTGGGGGCCGGAGAACGCGGACCTGATCGAGGCGATCCGGCAGCGTCAGGCGGCGATCGCCGAGCTCGAGGGGGTCGACGTGTCCGAGATCCCGGCCGACGCGGTGACGGCTTCCGGCTCCGGACTGGACCCGCACATCAGTCCGTCGTACGCCCTGCTGCAGGTGCCGCGCGTCGCGGCCGAGCGCGGCATCCCCGAGTCGGACGTCCGCGATCTCGTCGCGTCTATGATCCAGTCACGGGACCTCGGATACCTCGGGGAGCCCCGTGTGAACGTGCTCGAGCTCAATCTGGCGCTCGACCGGCTGCAGAACTGA
- the kdpB gene encoding potassium-transporting ATPase subunit KdpB: protein MSTSTLTPVHGSVPPSSTSPSRSFGWAQLVTALPGALRKLNPAALWRNPVMFLVWVGAALTTAIAIAEPFLGGAEASGGTAVPVGFTWGIAVWLWLTVLFANLAESVAEGRGKAQAASLRQTRTSTSARRVSDYDAVADAAAERAAVHDVSSAELALGDVVIVTAGELIPGDGDIVQGIATVDESAITGESAPVVRESGGDRSAVTGGTRVLSDRIVVRITSKPGETFVDRMIALVEGAARQRTPNEIALNILLASLSIVFVIVVLTLNPIASYAASPVSIPVLIALLVCLIPTTIGALLSAIGIAGMDRLVQRNVLAMSGRAVEAAGDVTTLLLDKTGTITYGNRRASDFVAMPGVDADELARAAALSSLADPTPEGVSVIELAAVRGIRVTEPAGAASVPFTAQTRMSGVDLADGVQVRKGAGSAVLAWLDSSGAPVPADTRAQLLQNTEAIAQSGGTPLVVATLDAQKAGVVLGVIHLKDIVKEGLRDRFAELRAMGIRTVMITGDNPLTAAAIAKEAGVDDYLAEATPEDKLALITREQEGGNLVAMTGDGTNDAPALAQADVGVAMNTGTSAAKEAGNMVDLDSDPTKLIDIVRIGKQLLITRGALTTFSLANDIAKYFAIIPAMFMGIFPGLAALNIMQLSSPASAVTSAIIFNALVIIVLIPLALRGVKYRPASAPQILSRNLAIYGLGGIIAPFIGIKLIDLVVSLIPGF, encoded by the coding sequence ATGTCCACATCCACCCTCACCCCCGTCCACGGCTCCGTGCCGCCGTCGTCGACGTCCCCGTCCCGTTCGTTCGGGTGGGCGCAGCTCGTGACCGCGCTGCCCGGCGCGCTGCGCAAGCTCAACCCCGCCGCGCTCTGGCGCAACCCCGTCATGTTCCTGGTGTGGGTGGGCGCGGCGCTGACCACCGCGATCGCGATCGCCGAGCCGTTCCTCGGCGGCGCCGAGGCCTCGGGCGGCACCGCCGTCCCGGTCGGCTTCACGTGGGGCATCGCCGTCTGGCTCTGGCTCACGGTGCTCTTCGCGAACCTCGCCGAGTCCGTGGCCGAGGGCCGCGGCAAGGCGCAGGCCGCGTCCCTGCGCCAGACCCGCACGAGCACGTCCGCCCGGCGGGTCAGCGACTACGACGCCGTCGCGGATGCCGCCGCCGAGCGGGCCGCCGTGCACGATGTGTCCTCTGCTGAGCTCGCGCTCGGCGACGTCGTCATCGTCACGGCCGGTGAACTGATCCCGGGGGACGGCGACATCGTGCAGGGCATCGCCACAGTGGACGAATCGGCCATCACCGGAGAGTCCGCGCCGGTCGTGCGCGAATCCGGCGGCGACCGGTCGGCGGTCACGGGCGGCACCCGTGTGCTGTCGGACCGCATCGTCGTGCGGATCACGTCCAAGCCCGGCGAGACGTTCGTGGACCGCATGATCGCGCTCGTCGAGGGCGCCGCACGCCAGCGCACCCCCAACGAGATCGCGCTCAACATCCTGCTCGCGAGCCTGTCGATCGTGTTCGTGATCGTGGTGCTCACGCTCAACCCGATCGCCTCGTACGCCGCGTCCCCCGTGTCGATCCCGGTCCTGATCGCCCTGCTCGTGTGCCTCATCCCGACCACGATCGGGGCCCTGCTGTCGGCGATCGGCATCGCCGGGATGGACCGGCTCGTGCAGCGCAACGTCCTCGCGATGTCCGGACGCGCGGTCGAGGCGGCGGGAGATGTCACGACCCTGCTCCTGGACAAGACCGGGACGATCACGTACGGCAACCGCCGCGCTTCGGATTTCGTCGCGATGCCCGGCGTCGACGCGGACGAGCTCGCGCGCGCGGCGGCGCTGTCCTCGCTCGCGGACCCGACGCCGGAGGGCGTGTCCGTGATCGAGCTGGCCGCGGTGCGCGGCATCCGTGTCACCGAGCCCGCCGGCGCCGCCTCGGTGCCCTTCACCGCCCAGACCCGCATGAGCGGTGTCGATCTCGCGGACGGCGTGCAGGTGCGCAAGGGCGCGGGGTCGGCCGTCCTCGCCTGGCTCGACTCGTCCGGCGCCCCGGTCCCGGCCGATACGCGCGCACAACTCCTGCAGAACACCGAGGCGATCGCGCAGTCCGGCGGAACTCCCCTGGTCGTGGCGACGCTCGACGCGCAGAAAGCAGGAGTTGTGCTCGGGGTGATTCACCTGAAGGACATCGTGAAGGAGGGCCTGCGCGACCGTTTCGCCGAGCTGCGCGCCATGGGCATCCGGACGGTCATGATCACGGGCGACAACCCGCTGACCGCCGCGGCGATCGCGAAGGAGGCGGGCGTCGACGACTACCTCGCCGAAGCGACCCCCGAGGACAAGCTCGCCCTGATCACGCGCGAGCAGGAGGGCGGCAACCTCGTCGCGATGACCGGCGACGGCACGAACGACGCGCCGGCCCTCGCGCAGGCGGACGTCGGTGTGGCGATGAACACGGGCACATCGGCCGCGAAGGAGGCCGGCAACATGGTCGACCTCGACAGCGATCCGACCAAGCTCATCGACATCGTCCGGATCGGCAAGCAGCTGCTGATCACCCGGGGCGCTCTCACGACGTTCTCGCTGGCGAACGACATCGCGAAGTACTTCGCGATCATCCCCGCGATGTTCATGGGGATCTTCCCCGGACTCGCGGCGCTGAACATCATGCAGCTCAGCTCGCCGGCCTCCGCCGTCACGAGCGCGATCATCTTCAACGCCCTCGTCATCATCGTGCTCATCCCGCTCGCCCTTCGCGGCGTGAAATACCGCCCGGCGAGCGCGCCGCAGATCCTGAGTCGCAACCTCGCGATCTACGGGCTCGGCGGCATCATCGCCCCCTTCATCGGCATCAAGCTCATCGACCTCGTCGTGAGCCTCATCCCGGGCTTCTGA